ATCTTTTCCTCCCTGTGAGGGTACCAGGGAGATCATGGGGTCAAAGGTGGTTTGTGACCCTTCCTGTGTGCCCCATGCCCAAGAGCTGAAAAGGATGGAGGCTACATGTATGTGACCTTAGAAAAGTCACTTaatctccctgtgcttcagttcGATTTCATGCTTAGCCACTGAGTCCCTGTGTGACTTTGAGCAGATCACCTAAGCTCCCTGTTCCTTGGGAGAGTCATTTAATTTCCCTCTGTTACAGTTCAAATCCTGGTTTATTCATTGCCTTTCTGGGTGATAATGGGGGAGCCTATCAGCCTCCCTGAGCCATAGTTCTGACCTCTCCATGTCTGCTAGTGTCTCTCTGTAAGACCTTGACCAAGTACCTTTCACCAGTTATACCAATTTAAAATGTGATAATTAACAGTAATTTTATGCCTTCTCCCCTGCACTTTGGAAGCTTGTGTAGAAACCAGTGAAGATCTAGTTGAACATCCACATATATGTTTCAAAACCTCTCATGTTAAATATCAGCAGGGTCTTGTTTGCATTTAGATTTATAATAATCCCAGTTACTATTTCCAATACCTGCCATGGTTTGAGATTATGAATGTTGGAGTCTATTTCAAAAGTATCTTGCATGGGTCCTTCCAAAATCATGTTGTGTAGGGCATGTGCATAAGCGTAAACAGCCAGGTAAGCGTGATAGGTACCGCTTAAATCAGTGAACTGAAAGAGCGCTGGGTCACCTGTGCATGGGATGATGTTATCCCCTGCCACCACGTGAGTCAAGTTCTGTCCCTTCCATTGACACCCAAATTCCTTTTCCCAGAACAGTTTGGCGAAGGTGTCCCATGGGTGTGCAGAAAGCCAAATGTGGTGGAGGAAATTAGTGAAGTGGGGGATATCACTGGTGGATCCAATGAACACCAGGCTGCCATTGAGCAGCCTCCAGGACTCCCTGGTGAACAAATGAGGGTTCATTTCAAATGCAGATGAGAAGACCCAGACCTTGGCAGCAATGTTCCTGAGGTAAAGGAGCTCCAGCATAGGCTTGAATTGGACTTCAAAGCAGAGGCACACAATCACACTCGCTGAGGACTGGTGAATCACCTCCGCCACTTTCACCAGCCTCTCTCTGGGGTAGCGATCATCAATCTTCTCCAGAAAAGCCACACAACCACCATTCTCCACCACCTCCTGCTGTAACTTCTGACTTTGCAGGCTGGAAAGATCTGCATTGGAAAACAAGATTCCCACCCACGTCCAGTTGAAGTGGTGAAGCAGCTGGGTAATAGCTCTGGGCAGCAGGGTGCCTGCAGGGAAGGTGCGTAGAAAAGATGGGAACTGGAGCTTATCACTCAGCATTGGGTGCTGTGCTAAGAAGctgatctgaaaagaaagattTACAtcatctctctcatatatattcacAGGAGGCATAACACATATTAGTAACTTGGTGAGAAATTGTCAgagttttttaaatgtttccattTCAACTGCAGTCTGAGCTTGTCCTGTGTTTTGCCTTCTTAGATCTATGGACATGTCATTCCAGCTTCTAAGACATGAAGGAACTGGAATTCAATGAGGGAATAATTGACAGTGAAGATGAGATGGAATCAAGTGGTAACCCAATGACTCTTTGACAGAAACATAGAGAAATTTCATACCTGTGGGATCCTGTAAACCCCAAGTATCCTGGCCATGACCTCAGACACTGAAGAATAGAGCTCCCCAATGATGCCTGCTAGAGTCAGGTGAGCCTCACACTTATAATtcaaaaatgtttggtttttcCCCGACAATAGCAGCAGAGTGTGTTGGAGAGCGACTACCTCTGAAGAACAAGAGTCCATGAAATGGAAGCCCAGGGTGTTGTTTGGCAAAAGATGCTGGTTCTGGTTAATTTCTTCAATGGCAAACATGATGGCCAATACGTGACGATAATACCGGATCTGAAAACTGTTGGGAATAAACCAACCTACTGTCATCATATTATTCTGCCATTTATATAACTCTTATCCTGCCTTACCCAAAGTGACTCACAATTAACAATAAATCAAATCATCAAACAAAATATACTTCAGAAAACTACAATAAGtgtcaaaataataaacaaaaaagcAAGGAAACATCTTCCACGGAATAAAACATCATAACAAGCCctaaactacattggttaccgattacGTTTAGAATCAAATTCAAAATACTATCATTGATACATAACTTGTTAAATAATCATTATAATATCTGGCTGTGCACGTCTTTATGGCTTTATAAACCCACAAGACAATCACGATCCACTAATATGAATCTTTTAGAAATCCCTTCAGTTCGGCTAAAGACagagggctttttcagtagcaggtcctaTCATGTGGAATGCACTTCCAAATGCCTTAAGATTAATATCAAAtcataaagaattttaaaaagcattaaaaacatacCTCTTTATAGAGGCATTCggattgatttttttcccctcttttacTTGAGTTAAGTACAGAGTATTAGTTTTTAGTTTATTAAGAAAGTACATACAATTTTGCATAGGGATTTGAAATGAATTGTATTTATCTCTAACTTTTACTgtcttttgttttatctttttatttttcttaattacttgatttttatttttattatttaacttATGTTTAAACAAAGATGGAAAGTAATTATcgcattatttttattatttaacttATGTTTAAACAAAGATGGAAAGTAATTATCGCATTTTTATCTTGTATCAACAGAATCCTCCCTCCTTTCTAATAGCTATACAACCATTACATAGAACCTAATACAGATCAGATATTACATTGGCATGTGGTCTTATTATAGACGTTTCACATTTGCATAGATAAGAACCTAAGAATTGACAGGCTGGGGCAGACCAATggaacatcaagcccagcatcctatctctaacAGGGGCCATGAATCACATTTATATTTGTGACTAATATGATGGAGCGACACGTACTAACTTTAACAGGaagtaacctacatggagcggcagttactacccttaacaaaaggcatggggtaacctgcatgaagcggcagttactacccttaacaaaaggcatgggtaacctgcacgaagcggcagttacttcccttaacaaaaggcatggggtaacttgcacggagcagcagttactacccttaacaaaaggcatgggggtgacctgcatggtgtggcagttactacctttaacagaaagcatgggggaacctgcacggagcggcagttacttcccttaacaaaaggcatggggtaacctgcacgaaacggcagttactacccttaacaaaaggcatgggggatcctgcatggagcggcagttactacccttaatagaaggcatgggtaaacctgcacagagcggcagtactacccttaacagaaggcatggggaaacctccatggagcggcagttacttcccttaacaaaagtcatgggggtgacctgcatggagcggcagttacttcccttaacaaaaggcatgggggaacctgcacggagaggcagttactacccttaacagaaggcatggggaaacctccatggagcggcagttacttcccttaacaaaagtcatgggggtgacctgcatggagcggcagttacttcccttaacaaaaggcatgtgggaacctgcacggagtggcagttactacccttaaaagaaggcataggagaacctgcatggagcggcagttacttcccttaacaaaaggcatgggggaacctgcacggagtggcagttactacccttaacagaaggcatgtgggaacctgcacggagcggcagttactacccttaaaagaaggcataggagaacctgcatggagcggcagttacttcccttaacaaaaggcatgggggaacctgcacggagtggcagttactacccttaacagaaggcatgtgggaacctgcacggagcggcagttactacccttaaaagaaggcataGGAGAACCtgaacggagcggcagttacttcccttaacagaaggcatggggaaacctgcacggagcggcagttacttcccttaacaaaaggcatgggggagacctgcatggagcggcagttactacccttaacaaaaggcatgggggtgacctgcatggtgtggcagttactacctttaacagaaagcatgggggaacctgcacggagcggcagttactacccttaaaagaaggcataGGAGAACCtgaacggagcggcagttacttcccttaacagaaggcatggggaaacctgcacggagcggcagttacttcccttaacaaaaggcatggggtaacttgcacggagcagcagttactacccttaacaaaaggcatgggggtgacctgcatggtgtggcagttactacctttaacagaaagcatgggggaacctgcacggagcggcagttacttcccttaacaaaaggcatggggtaacctgcacgaaacggcagttactacccttaacaaaaggcatgggggatcctgcatggagcggcagttactacccttaatagaaggcatgggtaaacctgcacagagcggcagtactacccttaacagaaggcatggggaaacctccatggagcggcagttacttcccttaacaaaagtcatgggggtgacctgcatggagcggcagttacttcccttaacaaaaggcatgggggaacctgcacggagaggcagttactacccttaacagaaggcatggggaaacctccatggagcggcagttacttcccttaacaaaagtcatgggggtgacctgcatggagcggcagttacttcccttaacaaaaggcatgtgggaacctgcacggagcggcagttactacccttaaaagaaggcataggagaacctgcatggagcggcagttacttcccttaacaaaaggcatgggggaacctgcacggagtggcagttactacccttaacagaaggcatgtgggaacctgcacggagcggcagttactacccttaaaagaaggcataGGAGAACCtgaacggagcggcagttacttcccttaacagaaggcatggggaaacctgcacggagcggcagttacttcccttaacaaaaggcatgggggagacctgcatggagcggcagttactaccatgaacaacttgctgggcagactggatggatcgtttGGTTTTCATCTGCCGTCATTACTTTCTTATTATGATGACTGATTACATCATTGCATAGTATTATAGTAGACTATGGCAGAAAAAATCTGGCCCATCCTGTCTTCCCAGCCTTTCGGTCCACACTAAGAATACTTCCCTGCTGTCAGCCACAGATTTCTCTTTATCCAGGACAGTCTTTGTGTCTTCTTCTTTTGTATTTCACCATTTTGCAGATCCCTGCTTCTTTACCACCAGAATGCACTTTTCCTAACTCCTAAACTTGGTAGTAATCTAAGTAGCCTGCATTGCAATACTATTGTAGCTATTACCCGAACATTTAGTTGCTTAGGTTCCTGAGTAGCCTtacagacagacccagctacttGAATGTCTGCTTGCAGCCAGCCAGAGAGGCACAGCTGCTAGTCTGATGCTCTCATCACAGTCTCAACTAAATAGCCACCATTACTGTGCACTCTGCCAGAGAATCCTGGCCATGTAGTTGCCGTTTTTTATGCTAGACAGGgatactatgataaaatgagaataatggctaggaaaaaactgaaataaacaaccgcaaaggttaagagtttatattACACATgaatgttatttaaaaataccatcttggaaacccacATGAGATTTATTCCACAcagtaaaaaaggtggaaggaaggccaaatgactgacaaaatgattaaaaggtgaggagagagagagactactctagtctaaagaacatctttcaaaaaatagaaaagggacccgaaagaagaaaacaggaaacagcaaaagcactggcaagtcagatgcaaagcattcataaggaaggcaaagactgaatttgaaaagaagcaaaaactcagaataaaaacattttcaagtactTTCAAAGCAAGAAAGCCTTCGAAGGAGTCCaatcattagatgatcgaggggtaaaaggggcactaagggaggacaaggccatagggaagagattaaataaattatttccttttgtgtttactgaggaagatgtaaggtaGAAACCAATGCCAGAAGTGATAGTTAAAGggaatgattcagaggaaacaaaacaaatctctgtgaacctggGAGATGAAATAGGGCAACttcaaaaaataaagagaagcaaatcacctggaccagatggtatacatctcagagtgctgaagaactgaaaaattaCACTGCAGATGTACTATTAGTAATATATAAACTATCTATAAAATCAGCTATGCAACATGAAGATTtgaggtggccaatgtaacatcaattttcaaaaaggatttccggaatccaggaaattacagactggtgaGGCTGATGACAGTGCTGGGAAAATTGgttaaaactattataaagaataatattactgaacatatagatagtcatagggGACAAAGTctatatggatttagccaagtgaagtcttgcctcacaaatctgctatagtcttttgaaggtgtgaataaacatgtggataaaggtgagccagatgatgcagtgtatctggattttcataaaacatttgacaaaatacctcatgagaggctcttaaggaaattaaaaagtcttgggataggaggcaatgttctattgtgaatTGAGAATTGGTTAAAacatagaaaacagagagcagggctaaatggtcaattttctcaaagcacaaaggtgaatagtagagagCCCTATGGATCTATAAGGGAGCCACTgctttataacatatttataactgacctagagatgggaataatggctgaggtaatcacattttctggtgatacaaaatttttcaaagttgttaaattacaaaatgattgtgaaaaattgcaagaggactttgcaagactaagagattgggcatccaactggcagattgacatttaatgtggacaagtgcaaagtgatgcacacagaaaaaaacaaccaaaattatagttacacaatgagagtcaccacccaggaaaaggatataggtatcattgtggataatatgttgaaatcctctgctcagtgtgtggcagcgtccaataaagcaaatagaatgcttgggactattaggaaagaaatgcagaataaaataaaatatcataattcctctgtatctctctatggtgagaccgcaccttaagaattgtgtgcagttctggtcacctcatctcaaaacgATTTGGTGAATTAGAAATGGTACAGAAAGGagaaaccaaaatgttaaaggggatggaacagctcccctatgaggaaaggctaaagagattagggcacTTCAGGCtggaaagagacagctgaggggggatatgatagaggtcaataaaataatgagtggagtggaacattTAAAcccaaatcagttgtttacgctttcaaaaagtacaaagacgaggagacacaaaatgaagttactaggtaattaagacaaagaagagaaaatattttattcttcaacatataattaaactctggaatttgtagctgaaggatgtggtaaaagctgttagtttagctgggttttagttttggacaagttctaggaagaaaagtccataaaccatgatTAAGAAAGACATGggaaaatccattgcttatccctggggttAAGCAACAGGAATCTGTCAACCTTTAGGAGTCTTGACTTGTACTTGTGATCTGacttggcaactgttggaaacaggatactgggcttgatggacctttgatctgatcaaatatggaaaatcttatgttcgTAAGATATTCATTCTAATGTGCTGCTTGATCTGTAACCTGGGCCCCAGTTTACTACCAATTAAATTCCAGGTCTCTTTTAGCAATCAAACTAAAGTCTTACCCCTCACAGCGTGCTGGCTTAGGGGTCGCTCTGAAGTCATGGGTTGGGTAAACCAACCCAGTATGAGTCAAAGCAATCACTCCAAGGACAAAGTCTCCATCCATGGTGAACGGGGTCATCTTCTGGAGCTCCAGCTTGCATCCTGGCACTGAGGCTTTTCCCATGACAGCAGAAAGCAGCAGAAAACTCAGCCAATCAAAAGGTCTCATTTCCTTGCCCTCATATGCAAACGCTGCTTTCAGAAGCACAAAAGATACAGAGATAAAGGGAAAGATGCAAATTAAGCAAAGTGACACCTAATGAGAGTGAAATCAAACCCAGAATGTGAGCTCTAAAGAGAAGATACAAGGCAAAGGTTCAAAAATAGATGAACAGCATAAAGTGAAGCAAGAGAGAAGTGACGATGAAATAGCTGTAGAAAGATCCAGCACAGAGAGCAGGATCCGAAGAAGACCAAGGAATGAAGAAGAGAGAGGTGCAGTAAATAGGGTTTGAAAAATGGAGAGGAGAGGATGCTAATAATGTTCTCACCTTCGAATAACTGCAACTCATCCATGATTAGAGGCAATGAGTTTATATGTTCTCTGCCTGGAGGTTGTTTCATTGGCCCTGCAATGGTGCACAAACATGCAATGTGGTACGCAGGTGTCTTCCTGCGCTCATTACGTGATGAGTAGGTGCGTGAGTTATAATAACGGGTCCTGCTGATAATCACAGCCTGACCTCTCCTCTGGGACGTACGGGAGGAAACGCACAAATTTGTCCTAATCTcagattctttattttttttctcagcattttACAAATAGGAAGATTAACTCTTTGTGTTCCATGAGCAATAAGCCCACCAGTGATACATGGAAAGAGTTTAATGAGATACTTGGAGATCCCAAGGACGTGATTTTCAAAGCGACTTTCACGAATGAAACCTTGTTTTTAAGCATGTCAGTGGTATTTTGAAACTCAATCAGGAATACATAAGAGCACAATCATGTCCCAGCTCCATGAGTACTTTTGTgcacacagggacagtaactttcaaacatgtgCGCGGgcgtccatatatatatatatatatatatatatatatatatatatatgtgtgtgcatggacGCGCAGCCACATATGCTAAAATCTTATATcctgcatgcaagttataaaataggattAGCAGGTGTATGcatgcccctaattttaagcatttacatgctcaagtgaggagattttataacatgcgcgtgtgaaGGAAAAGACCAATTTAACCAGTTtgtcaccagtttgcccagtcatcAAGACCACCAtgtttctttagcctgcactcccccaggtggtggagtcggggcagagttgtaacttatgtgcatgctttttcattttaaagagtaagatggtaactttcaaagcagcgcgcggtgcacatgtgcgcacattcgtCAGCCCGTGCtcagggacgcggctattttataataatCACGCATAGAtgcccacatgttataaaacggcCTGGCTGCGTGCACGActgcgcctaattttaagtggacacgcgCCTGCGTGCATAAACTGCTCGAAATGCCCATGCACCGCCCATGCCCTGCACAGTCCAAGCCCCGCCCATGTGCATATCCGGGCAGCATTTCAAACCC
The DNA window shown above is from Rhinatrema bivittatum chromosome 19, aRhiBiv1.1, whole genome shotgun sequence and carries:
- the LOC115080348 gene encoding vomeronasal type-2 receptor 26-like, with protein sequence MDELQLFEAAFAYEGKEMRPFDWLSFLLLSAVMGKASVPGCKLELQKMTPFTMDGDFVLGVIALTHTGLVYPTHDFRATPKPARCEGFQIRYYRHVLAIMFAIEEINQNQHLLPNNTLGFHFMDSCSSEVVALQHTLLLLSGKNQTFLNYKCEAHLTLAGIIGELYSSVSEVMARILGVYRIPQISFLAQHPMLSDKLQFPSFLRTFPAGTLLPRAITQLLHHFNWTWVGILFSNADLSSLQSQKLQQEVVENGGCVAFLEKIDDRYPRERLVKVAEVIHQSSASVIVCLCFEVQFKPMLELLYLRNIAAKVWVFSSAFEMNPHLFTRESWRLLNGSLVFIGSTSDIPHFTNFLHHIWLSAHPWDTFAKLFWEKEFGCQWKGQNLTHVVAGDNIIPCTGDPALFQFTDLSGTYHAYLAVYAYAHALHNMILEGPMQDTFEIDSNIHNLKPWQILHYLKVVHFTTESKKQVYFDENGDVPAVFDIMNIQIQPDDSSQVIKVGRYDARESPGDEIILNTTAIVWNQNNQMPRSVCSESCSVGYRKSARLGQPSCCFDCVPCSAGEIANETDITECWKCPEDQWPNENRDKCLPKVIEFLSYQEPLGAALAAVAIILSFTTILILFIFYLFQDTPIVRANNRGLSYLLLCSLTLCFLCSLIFVGFPMKLTCMIRQPAFGLIFTISVSCILAKTVTVIIAFKAVNPHNQLRKWVGPKIPNLIVICSSLVQLAICTYWISSHPSFPENNTRSESGKIIVECNDGLTMLFYCMLGYMGFLAIISFIVAFLARTLPDSFNEAKFITFSMLVFVSVWLSFIPAYLSTQGKYMVAVEIFTILSSGAALLFLIFLPKCYIILLQPEKNTKKHLVGKNSTLK